From Pseudomonas putida, one genomic window encodes:
- a CDS encoding gamma-glutamyl-gamma-aminobutyrate hydrolase family protein yields MSAFAVPLIGVSACRQQVGKNSSHTVGDKYVEAAGFAGLPLILPARDGGSDTQALLARLDGILFTGSPSNVEPHHYNGAPSAEGTRHDLARDRLTLPLLQAAIAAGVPVFCICRGFQELNVALGGSLYQRVHELPGYLDHREPEDAPLEVQYGPRHPVGIVPGGVFERLGLAAQFEVNSLHSQGIDRLAPGLRVEARAPDGLIEAVSMPDAPGFVLGVQWHPEWRFAENPVSKRLFQAFREACIAHAAR; encoded by the coding sequence ATGAGCGCATTTGCGGTCCCCTTGATCGGTGTCAGCGCCTGCCGTCAGCAGGTAGGAAAAAACTCGTCGCACACGGTGGGTGACAAGTATGTCGAGGCGGCCGGCTTTGCCGGGCTCCCACTGATCCTGCCGGCCCGCGACGGCGGCAGCGACACGCAGGCTTTGCTGGCACGGCTCGATGGCATTCTTTTTACCGGCTCGCCTTCAAATGTCGAGCCGCATCATTACAATGGCGCCCCCAGCGCGGAAGGTACCCGGCACGATCTTGCACGTGACCGCCTGACCTTGCCGCTGCTGCAGGCGGCCATCGCCGCCGGCGTGCCGGTGTTCTGTATCTGTCGTGGTTTCCAGGAATTGAACGTGGCCCTCGGCGGCAGCTTGTACCAGCGCGTGCACGAGCTGCCGGGTTACCTGGACCACCGTGAACCTGAGGACGCACCCCTGGAGGTGCAATACGGCCCTCGTCATCCTGTCGGCATTGTGCCTGGCGGGGTGTTCGAGCGCCTGGGCCTGGCTGCGCAGTTCGAGGTCAACTCGCTGCACAGCCAGGGTATCGACCGCTTGGCCCCGGGCCTGCGTGTCGAGGCGCGGGCCCCGGATGGCCTGATCGAAGCGGTGTCGATGCCTGATGCGCCTGGCTTTGTGCTCGGCGTGCAGTGGCACCCGGAGTGGCGTTTTGCCGAAAACCCGGTCTCCAAGCGCCTGTTCCAGGCGTTTCGCGAGGCCTGCATTGCCCATGCTGCACGGTAG
- a CDS encoding APC family permease, with the protein MSNYTEAGRPPDVADSGSTQRSKGLAKGRLGLLASVVLGISTIAPVYTLTGALGPTVREVGQHLPAVFIVGFLPMLLVALGYRELNAAEPDSGTSFTWSARAFGPMIGWIGGWGLVVATTIVLSNLAGVAVDFFYLFLGQITGHQGLAALADNLLINITTCCVFIAMAVWICCRGMATTMTVQYGLVALQLLVLIGFAFAAFGETTAPAPLEFDLAWFNPFGVESFSAFAAGLSLSIFIFWGWDVCLTVSEESIGSDEVPGKAATWTVLLILGLYLLTAIATLQFAGISEHGLGLNNPRIQENVFAHLAGPVMGPLAILMSIAVLASTAASLQSTFVSPARTLLAMGYYGAVPERFAKVCPRSQTPRYATICAGVAAGLFYVTMRTLSENVLADTITALGMMICFYYSLTAFACVWYFRHSLFDSLRHFCMRGLCPLLGGVILSVIFVRTAIDSASPDFGSGSHVAGVGLVFVIAAIISALGIVLMMLSRMRAPAYFLGATLRQQATLQLQD; encoded by the coding sequence ATGAGCAATTACACAGAAGCTGGCCGCCCACCCGATGTGGCCGATTCAGGCAGCACTCAGCGCAGCAAAGGCCTGGCAAAAGGGCGTCTTGGCCTGTTGGCCAGCGTGGTGCTGGGCATCTCCACAATCGCCCCGGTCTACACCCTGACTGGGGCCCTTGGCCCCACCGTGCGGGAGGTCGGCCAGCACCTTCCGGCCGTCTTCATCGTTGGCTTCCTGCCTATGCTGCTGGTTGCCCTTGGCTACCGTGAGCTGAACGCGGCGGAGCCGGACAGCGGTACTTCCTTTACCTGGTCGGCCCGTGCCTTCGGCCCGATGATCGGCTGGATCGGTGGTTGGGGGCTGGTCGTTGCCACCACCATTGTGTTGTCCAACCTGGCCGGCGTGGCCGTTGATTTCTTCTATCTATTCCTGGGGCAGATCACCGGTCACCAGGGGTTGGCTGCCTTGGCGGATAACCTGCTGATCAACATCACCACCTGTTGCGTGTTCATCGCCATGGCCGTGTGGATCTGTTGTCGCGGCATGGCCACCACCATGACCGTGCAATATGGATTGGTGGCCTTGCAGCTGCTGGTGCTGATCGGCTTCGCCTTCGCCGCGTTCGGTGAGACCACCGCGCCTGCCCCGCTGGAGTTCGACCTGGCCTGGTTCAACCCCTTCGGTGTGGAGTCGTTCTCGGCCTTTGCCGCCGGCCTGTCCTTGTCGATCTTCATCTTCTGGGGGTGGGACGTGTGCCTGACCGTCAGTGAAGAATCGATCGGCAGCGACGAGGTACCGGGCAAGGCGGCGACCTGGACCGTGCTGCTGATTCTGGGTCTGTATCTGCTCACTGCCATCGCTACCCTGCAATTCGCCGGGATCAGCGAGCATGGGCTGGGCTTGAACAATCCGCGTATCCAGGAGAACGTCTTTGCCCACCTGGCCGGGCCCGTCATGGGGCCGCTGGCGATCCTGATGTCCATCGCCGTGCTGGCGAGCACCGCCGCTTCGCTGCAATCGACCTTCGTCTCGCCAGCGCGCACGCTGCTCGCCATGGGTTACTACGGTGCGGTGCCTGAGCGTTTTGCCAAGGTTTGCCCGCGTTCGCAGACGCCACGTTACGCAACCATCTGTGCCGGCGTCGCCGCAGGCCTGTTCTACGTGACCATGCGTACCCTGAGCGAAAACGTGCTGGCGGACACCATCACCGCCCTGGGCATGATGATCTGCTTCTACTATTCGCTGACCGCGTTCGCCTGCGTGTGGTATTTCCGCCACAGCCTGTTCGACAGCCTGCGCCACTTCTGCATGCGCGGCCTGTGCCCGTTGTTGGGTGGGGTGATCCTTTCGGTGATCTTCGTGCGCACCGCCATCGACAGCGCGTCGCCGGACTTTGGCAGTGGCTCGCATGTGGCTGGCGTTGGGCTGGTGTTCGTGATTGCGGCGATCATCTCGGCACTGGGGATAGTGCTGATGATGCTGTCGCGGATGCGTGCGCCGGCTTACTTCCTGGGCGCTACCCTGCGACAGCAGGCGACCCTGCAGCTGCAGGACTGA
- the gmk gene encoding guanylate kinase, giving the protein MNHSSGTLYIVSAPSGAGKTSLVNALIKEDERISVSVSHTTRGKRPGEEHGVNYHFVSHDEFKALIDKNDFLEHAEVFGNFYGTSRSTLQQVLDRGDDLILEIDWQGARQVRELMPEARSIFILPPNLEALRQRLDGRGQDSDEIIAGRMKEAVSEMQHYDEYEYVIINDDFDAALEELKAVFRSNRLLLNKQQERHGALLKQLIG; this is encoded by the coding sequence ATGAACCACAGCAGCGGCACCCTCTATATCGTCTCGGCCCCGTCAGGTGCCGGCAAGACCAGCCTGGTCAACGCCCTGATCAAGGAAGACGAACGCATCAGCGTTTCCGTCTCGCACACCACACGCGGCAAGCGCCCGGGCGAGGAGCATGGCGTCAACTACCACTTCGTCAGTCATGACGAATTCAAGGCGCTGATCGACAAGAACGATTTCCTTGAACACGCCGAAGTGTTCGGCAACTTCTACGGCACCTCGCGTAGCACGCTGCAGCAAGTGCTGGACCGGGGCGACGACCTGATTCTGGAAATCGACTGGCAAGGTGCCCGCCAGGTGCGTGAGCTGATGCCTGAAGCCCGCTCGATCTTCATCCTGCCGCCGAACCTTGAGGCGCTGCGCCAGCGCCTGGACGGGCGCGGACAGGACAGCGATGAGATCATTGCCGGCCGCATGAAAGAGGCCGTCAGCGAGATGCAGCACTACGACGAGTACGAGTACGTCATCATCAACGATGACTTCGATGCCGCGCTGGAGGAATTGAAGGCGGTGTTCCGCTCCAACCGCCTGCTGCTGAACAAGCAGCAGGAGCGGCACGGGGCATTGCTCAAGCAGTTGATCGGCTGA
- a CDS encoding YicC/YloC family endoribonuclease: MVHSMTAFARVERAGSQGTLVWELRSVNHRYLEPHLRLPDALRDLEGAVREGLRQGLSRGKVECTLRLHEDSNGKPLKVDHERAAQLVAAAEEVAGLIKQPAPLNPLEVLSWPGVLVADASDPQALNAEAVALFDEALAELKAGRLREGQELARLINERLDSMASEVTTLRALVPQMLAAQRQKIIDRFGDLKAELDPQRLEQEMVLLAQKSDVAEELDRLSTHVNEVRRVLKSGGAAGRRLDFLMQELNREANTLGSKAFDPRSTQAAVNLKVLIEQMREQVQNIE, from the coding sequence ATGGTGCACAGCATGACCGCTTTTGCTCGTGTCGAGCGCGCAGGCAGCCAAGGCACCCTGGTCTGGGAACTGCGCTCGGTCAACCACCGCTATCTTGAACCTCATCTGCGCCTGCCCGACGCCCTGCGCGACCTGGAAGGGGCGGTGCGTGAGGGGCTGCGCCAAGGCCTGTCGCGCGGCAAGGTTGAATGCACCTTGCGCCTGCACGAAGACAGCAACGGCAAACCCCTGAAGGTCGACCACGAGCGCGCCGCGCAACTGGTTGCCGCCGCCGAAGAAGTGGCCGGCCTGATCAAGCAGCCGGCACCGCTCAACCCGCTGGAGGTATTGTCCTGGCCGGGCGTGCTGGTGGCCGACGCCAGCGACCCGCAGGCGCTCAATGCCGAAGCGGTGGCACTGTTCGACGAGGCCCTGGCCGAATTGAAAGCCGGGCGCCTGCGCGAAGGCCAAGAGCTGGCCCGCCTGATCAACGAGCGGCTCGACAGCATGGCTAGCGAGGTCACCACACTGCGTGCCTTGGTACCGCAGATGCTGGCCGCACAACGGCAGAAGATCATCGACCGCTTCGGCGACCTCAAGGCCGAGCTCGACCCGCAAAGGCTCGAGCAGGAGATGGTGCTGCTGGCACAAAAGAGCGACGTCGCAGAGGAACTGGACCGCCTCAGTACCCATGTCAATGAAGTACGTCGGGTGCTCAAGTCCGGAGGGGCCGCTGGCCGGCGCCTGGACTTCCTCATGCAGGAGCTCAACCGCGAGGCCAATACCCTGGGCTCCAAGGCCTTCGACCCGCGTAGCACGCAAGCGGCGGTCAACTTGAAGGTACTGATCGAACAAATGCGTGAACAAGTACAGAACATCGAGTAA
- the rph gene encoding ribonuclease PH, which yields MKRPSGRAADQLRSIRITRNYTKHAEGSVLVEFGDTKVICTVSVENGVPRFLKGQGQGWLTAEYGMLPRSTGERNQREASRGKQGGRTLEIQRLIGRSLRAALDMSKLGDITLYVDCDVIQADGGTRTASITGAMVALVDALAVIKKRGGLKAGNPLKHMIAAVSVGMYQGEAVLDLDYLEDSAAETDLNVVMTSAGGFIEVQGTAEGAPFQPEDFNAMLALAQKGMNEIFELQQVALAD from the coding sequence ATGAAACGTCCAAGTGGTCGCGCCGCCGATCAGCTCCGCTCGATCCGCATCACCCGCAACTACACCAAGCACGCCGAAGGGTCGGTACTGGTCGAGTTCGGTGACACCAAGGTCATCTGCACGGTCAGCGTTGAAAACGGTGTGCCGCGCTTCCTCAAAGGCCAGGGTCAAGGCTGGCTGACCGCCGAGTACGGCATGCTGCCGCGCTCCACCGGTGAGCGTAACCAGCGCGAAGCCAGCCGTGGCAAGCAGGGTGGTCGCACCCTGGAAATCCAGCGCCTGATCGGCCGCTCGCTGCGCGCCGCGCTGGACATGAGCAAACTGGGTGACATCACCTTGTACGTCGACTGCGATGTGATCCAGGCCGATGGCGGCACCCGCACGGCCTCGATCACCGGCGCCATGGTCGCCTTGGTCGATGCCCTGGCAGTGATCAAGAAGCGTGGTGGCCTGAAGGCCGGCAACCCGCTCAAGCACATGATCGCCGCCGTATCGGTGGGCATGTATCAGGGTGAAGCCGTACTCGACCTGGACTATCTGGAAGACTCCGCTGCCGAGACCGACCTGAACGTGGTCATGACCAGTGCCGGTGGTTTCATCGAAGTGCAGGGTACTGCAGAGGGTGCGCCGTTCCAGCCCGAAGACTTCAACGCCATGCTGGCGCTGGCGCAAAAGGGCATGAACGAGATCTTCGAACTGCAGCAGGTCGCTCTGGCCGACTGA
- a CDS encoding exodeoxyribonuclease III — MRIISVNVNGIQAAAERGLLSWLQAQNADVICLQDTRASAFELDDPAFQLDGYFLYACDAEVPAQGGVALYSRMQPKAVITGLGFETADRYGRYLQADFDKVSIASLLLPSGMNGDDDLNQKFKLMDDFAKYLDKQRRKRREYIYCGSFYVAQQKLDIKNWRDSQQSPGFLPPERAWMDAITGDMGYVDALREVSREGDQYSWWPDNEQAEMLNLGYRFDYQILTPGLRRFVRNARLPRQPRFSQHAPLIVDYDWTLTI; from the coding sequence ATGCGGATCATCAGTGTGAACGTAAATGGCATTCAGGCTGCAGCCGAGCGTGGATTGCTCAGTTGGCTGCAAGCCCAGAATGCCGACGTCATCTGCCTTCAGGATACCCGCGCCTCGGCCTTTGAACTCGACGACCCAGCTTTCCAGCTCGATGGCTATTTCCTTTATGCCTGCGACGCGGAGGTACCCGCCCAAGGTGGCGTGGCACTTTACTCGCGCATGCAGCCCAAGGCAGTCATCACCGGCCTGGGCTTCGAGACAGCCGATCGCTACGGGCGTTATCTGCAAGCAGATTTCGACAAAGTCAGTATTGCCAGCCTGCTATTGCCTTCGGGCATGAACGGCGACGACGACTTGAACCAGAAGTTCAAGTTGATGGACGACTTCGCCAAGTACCTGGACAAGCAGCGGCGCAAGCGTCGTGAGTACATCTATTGCGGCTCGTTCTACGTGGCGCAGCAGAAGCTCGACATCAAGAACTGGCGTGACAGCCAGCAGTCGCCCGGCTTCCTGCCGCCTGAACGTGCCTGGATGGATGCGATCACTGGCGACATGGGCTACGTGGATGCCCTGCGCGAAGTCAGCCGTGAGGGTGACCAGTACAGCTGGTGGCCAGACAACGAGCAGGCCGAGATGCTCAACCTGGGCTACCGGTTCGACTACCAGATCCTCACCCCAGGCCTGCGGCGCTTTGTGCGCAATGCGCGCCTGCCGCGACAGCCGCGCTTCTCGCAGCACGCGCCGCTGATCGTCGACTATGACTGGACGTTGACCATCTGA
- the pyrE gene encoding orotate phosphoribosyltransferase, with protein sequence MQPYQRDFIRFAIDRGVLRFGEFTLKSGRTSPYFFNAGLFNTGSALAQLGRCYAAAIVDSKIPFDVLFGPAYKGIPLAAATAVALAEQHQLDVPWCFNRKEAKDHGEGGSLVGAPLAGDVLIIDDVITAGTAIREVMQIINAQQAKAAGVLIALNREERGNGELSAIQEVERDFGIPVVSIVSLTQVLEFLADDPQLKQHLPAVEAYRAQYGI encoded by the coding sequence ATGCAGCCGTATCAGCGCGACTTCATCCGTTTTGCCATCGATCGCGGCGTTCTGCGCTTCGGTGAATTCACCCTGAAATCGGGGCGTACCAGCCCGTATTTCTTCAATGCCGGCCTGTTCAACACAGGTTCTGCCCTGGCTCAGTTGGGGCGTTGCTATGCGGCGGCCATCGTCGACAGCAAGATCCCGTTCGACGTACTGTTCGGCCCGGCCTACAAGGGTATCCCGCTGGCTGCGGCCACCGCCGTGGCCCTGGCCGAGCAACATCAACTGGACGTACCGTGGTGCTTCAACCGCAAGGAAGCCAAGGATCACGGCGAAGGCGGCAGCCTGGTCGGCGCGCCATTGGCCGGTGATGTGCTGATCATCGACGACGTGATCACCGCCGGTACCGCCATCCGCGAGGTCATGCAGATTATCAATGCCCAGCAGGCCAAGGCCGCTGGCGTGCTGATCGCGCTTAACCGCGAAGAGCGCGGCAATGGCGAATTGTCGGCGATCCAGGAAGTGGAGCGCGACTTCGGTATCCCGGTAGTCAGCATCGTTTCGCTGACCCAGGTGCTGGAGTTTCTGGCCGATGATCCGCAGCTCAAGCAGCATCTGCCGGCGGTCGAGGCCTATCGGGCGCAGTACGGGATCTGA
- the argB gene encoding acetylglutamate kinase, with amino-acid sequence MTLDRDAASHVAEVLSEALPYIRRFVGKTLVIKYGGNAMESEELKTGFARDIVLMKAVGINPVVVHGGGPQIGDLLKRLSIESHFIDGMRVTDAATMDVVEMVLGGQVNKDIVNLINRHGGSAIGLTGKDAELIRAKKLTVSRQTPEMTQPEIIDIGHVGEVVSVNTDLLNMLVKGDFIPVIAPIGVGANGESYNINADLVAGKVAEALKAEKLMLLTNIAGLMDKQGQVLTGLTTEQVNELIADGTIYGGMLPKIKCALDAVQGGVTTSHIIDGRVPNAVLLEIFTDSGVGTLISNRKRH; translated from the coding sequence GATCAAGTACGGCGGCAACGCGATGGAGAGCGAAGAGCTCAAGACCGGGTTCGCCCGTGACATCGTGCTGATGAAGGCCGTGGGCATCAACCCGGTGGTCGTGCACGGTGGCGGCCCTCAGATCGGCGACCTGCTCAAGCGCCTGTCGATCGAAAGCCACTTCATCGACGGCATGCGTGTCACCGACGCGGCAACCATGGATGTGGTTGAAATGGTGCTGGGGGGCCAGGTCAACAAGGATATCGTCAACCTGATCAACCGTCACGGTGGCAGCGCCATCGGCCTGACCGGCAAGGACGCGGAGCTGATCCGCGCCAAGAAGCTCACCGTGAGCCGCCAGACGCCGGAGATGACCCAGCCGGAAATCATCGACATCGGCCACGTCGGCGAAGTGGTCAGCGTCAACACCGACCTGCTGAACATGCTGGTCAAAGGCGACTTCATCCCGGTGATCGCGCCTATCGGCGTGGGCGCCAACGGTGAGTCGTACAACATCAACGCCGACCTGGTGGCAGGCAAGGTGGCCGAAGCACTGAAGGCCGAGAAGCTGATGCTGCTGACCAACATCGCCGGCCTGATGGACAAGCAAGGCCAGGTCCTGACCGGCCTGACCACCGAGCAGGTGAACGAACTGATAGCCGACGGCACCATCTACGGCGGCATGCTGCCAAAGATCAAGTGCGCGCTGGATGCGGTTCAGGGCGGCGTGACGACCTCGCACATCATCGACGGCCGCGTACCGAATGCGGTGCTGCTGGAGATCTTCACAGACAGTGGCGTGGGCACCCTGATCAGCAACCGCAAGCGTCACTGA